The following coding sequences are from one Lycium ferocissimum isolate CSIRO_LF1 chromosome 3, AGI_CSIRO_Lferr_CH_V1, whole genome shotgun sequence window:
- the LOC132049999 gene encoding pleiotropic drug resistance protein 1-like isoform X1, with product MEGGESNSNRWKKDGDEEEALQCEDVLTDNGIRREILSDDETIREIDFKSLTMEEKRSAVNRLMNIAEEDNEKFLLKLRQRIDRVGLEFPKIEVRFEHLSVQAEAYVGTRALPTMVNFTINMLEGSLNYFHVLPKRKKSFSILNDVSGIIKPGRMTLLLGPPGCGKTTLLLALAGKLNSDVKVSGKVSYNGHGMDEFVPERTSAYISQEDVHLGQLTVRETLEFSARCQGVGPRYEMLAELSRREKEANIKPDPDVDMFMKATSVQGKEPNIITDYILKILGLDICAETLVGDEMIRGISGGQRKRLTTGEMMVGPARALFMDEISTGLDSSTTFQIVKSIRQSIHILKGTALISLLQPAPETFGLFDDIILLADGQIVYQGPREDVLEFFEYMGFKCPRRKGVADFLQEVTSRKDQEQYWARTDEPYKFVSSTEFFEAFQSFHVGRELANDLSVPFDKANRHPDALITKKYGVKRMELLTACISREILLMKRNLSVYLFKIIQHLLLAFITMTLFLRIKMPKDTERDGFIFMGALFFTIIAAMFNGCSEVPFTILKLPVFFKQRGLLFFPAWAYTLPAWMVKIPISVVESAIWVCMTYYAIGFDPDIIRFSKQLLLVICVDQMASGLFRLTAAVGRKMIVANTLGSLALLLVLVMGGFIMSRADVKKWWLWGYWCSPMMYAQNAIAVNEFLGKSWSNDAPGSTNTLGVVVLKDRAIFPDAYWYWIGVGALLGYIVLFNFMATLALTYLKPFGISRAVLPAETVAERNTKIRLSTGEMQNDGQRNAPIREAKSIKKRGMILPFQPLSLVFDDIRYAVNVPQEIKSRGVCEDRLELLKGISGAFRPGVLTALMGISGAGKTTLMDVLSGRKTHGYTEGSITISGYPKKQETFARIAGYCEQMDIHSPNLTVYESLQFSAWLRLPQEVDSSTKKMFIEEVMELVELTPLKEALVGLPSGSGLSVEQRKRLTIAVELVANPSIIFMDEPTSGLDARAAAIVMRTVRNTVDTGRTVVCTIHQPSIDIFDAFDELVLLKQGGEEIYVGPLGHHSSQLIKYFEGINGVPKIKDGYNPATWVLEVTSKAQEAALGINFAALYKSSELYRNNKSFIRETSMPIPGSKELNFSSKYSRSFFNQCMACLWKQHWSYWRNPSYTAVRILFTSFTALMFGTVFWDLGSRRRRQQDLFNAAGSMYASVLFLGIQNAAVAQPVVSIERTVFYRERAAGMYSAFPYAFGQIVIELPYILVQTVVFGVIAYGMIGFEWTITKFFWYQFFMFFTLFYFTLYGMMTVAVTPNLGVAGIISNFFYAMWNLFSGFVVPKTRIPLWWRWYYYICPVSWTLYGLVASQFGDLTDELEDNETVEQFVRSYFGFDSDFLPYVSIIIIGFCVLFGFTFAFSIKAFNFQRR from the exons ATGGAAGGTGGTGAAAGCAATTCCAATAGATGGAAGAAGgatggtgatgaagaagaagcATTGCAATGTGAAGATGTTTTAACTGATAATGGGATAAGAAGAGAAATATTAAGTGATGATGAAACAATTAGAGAAATAGATTTTAAGAGTCTTACTATGGAAGAGAAAAGGAGTGCGGTGAACAGGCTTATGAATATTGCTGAAGAAGACAATGAGAAGTTCTTGTTGAAACTCCGACAGCGGATTGACAG GGTTGGCCTTGAATTTCCCAAAATAGAAGTTCGTTTTGAACATTTGAGTGTCCAAGCAGAAGCATATGTGGGGACAAGAGCATTACCTACAATGGTCAACTTCACAATCAATATGCTTGAG ggTTCCTTGAATTATTTCCATGTTCTTCCCAAAAGGAAGAAGTCATTTTCCATTCTAAATGATGTTAGTGGAATCATCAAGCCTGGAAG AATGACACTACTTTTAGGGCCGCCAGGTTGCGGCAAGACAACGTTATTACTAGCTTTAGCCGGAAAGCTAAATTCGGATGTAAAG GTTTCTGGGAAAGTAAGTTATAATGGGCATGGAATGGATGAATTTGTACCAGAAAGGACAAGTGCATATATAAGTCAAGAAGATGTTCATCTAGGGCAACTAACTGTGAGGGAGACCCTTGAATTTTCAGCTAGATGTCAAGGAGTTGGACCTCGTTACG AGATGCTGGCAGAGTTGTCAAGGAGAGAAAAGGAAGCAAATATAAAGCCAGACCCTGATGTTGACATGTTTATGAAG GCAACATCAGTCCAAGGGAAGGAGCCCAATATCATAACAGATTATATACTAAAG ATATTGGGTCTTGACATATGTGCTGAGACACTAGTTGGTGATGAGATGATACGAGGGATTTCTGGTGGACAGAGAAAGAGACTCACCACAG GAGAGATGATGGTTGGACCAGCAAGAGCTCtatttatggatgaaatatCAACTGGATTAGACAGTTCAACAACCTTCCAAATTGTCAAATCTATTAGACAATCCATCCACATTCTTAAGGGAACTGCTCTTATCTCGCTCCTTCAGCCTGCACCAGAAACTTTTGGCCTTTTTGACGACATAATTCTTTTGGCGGATGGGCAAATTGTGTATCAAGGTCCACGTGaagatgttcttgaatttttcgaGTATATGGGGTTTAAATGTCCTAGGAGAAAGGGAGTAGCTGATTTTTTGCAAGAA GTGACATCTAGGAAAGATCAGGAGCAGTACTGGGCAAGGACAGATGAGCCGTACAAATTTGTTTCATCCACGGAGTTCTTTGAAGCATTTCAGTCCTTTCATGTCGGACGCGAACTTGCAAATGACCTTTCTGTTCCTTTTGACAAGGCCAACAGGCATCCTGATGCTCTAATCACCAAGAAGTATGGCGTTAAAAGGATGGAACTTTTGACAGCTTGCATCTCTAGAGAAATCCTTCTCATGAAGAGGAATTTATCTGTCTACTTGTTCAAGATTATTCAA CATCTGTTATTGGCTTTTATAACAATGACACTGTTCCTGCGAATCAAGATGCCCAAGGACACAGAGAGAGATGGATTCATCTTCATGGGTGCCTTGTTCTTTACAATCATTGCCGCTATGTTCAATGGGTGCTCAGAGGTTCCTTTCACTATCTTGAAGCTTCCAGTCTTCTTCAAGCAGCGCGGCCTTCTCTTCTTTCCTGCATGGGCTTATACTTTGCCTGCATGGATGGTCAAGATCCCAATCTCAGTTGTAGAGTCTGCCATTTGGGTTTGTATGACATATTATGCAATAGGATTTGATCCTGACATCATAAG GTTCTCCAAGCAGTTATTGCTGGTGATATGTGTTGACCAGATGGCTTCTGGATTATTTCGCTTGACAGCAGCTGTCGGAAGGAAGATGATAGTTGCAAACACATTGGGATCTCTTGCATTACTTCTCGTTCTTGTAATGGGTGGATTCATAATGTCTCGAG CTGATGTAAAAAAATGGTGGTTATGGGGTTACTGGTGCTCTCCTATGATGTATGCACAAAATGCCATTGCTGTAAATGAGTTTCTCGGCAAAAGTTGGAGTAAT GATGCTCCTGGCTCAACAAATACACTAGGAGTTGTAGTCCTAAAGGATCGTGCAATTTTTCCTGATGCATACTGGTATTGGATTGGAGTAGGTGCACTGCTAGGATACATTGTTTTGTTCAATTTTATGGCTACGCTGGCCTTAACTTACCTCAAAC CGTTTGGGATATCTCGTGCAGTTTTGCCTGCTGAAACAGTTGCTGAAAGGAACACAAAGATAAGGTTATCAACAGGAG AAATGCAAAATGATGGCCAAAGAAATGCACCTATTCGAGAAGCCAAGTCAATCAAGAAGAGAGGGATGATTTTACCATTTCAACCTCTTTCACTAGTTTTTGATGATATCAGATATGCAGTCAATGTGCCTCAG gaaataaaatctCGAGGTGTTTGTGAGGACCGGTTAGAGCTTTTGAAGGGAATTAGTGGTGCTTTCCGGCCTGGAGTCCTTACAGCTCTAATGGGTATTAGTGGAGCTGGAAAAACCACTTTGATGGATGTCTTATCTGGTAGAAAGACACATGGATATACAGAAGGAAGCATAACTATATCAGGATATCCGAAGAAGCAAGAAACATTTGCTCGAATTGCGGGATATTGTGAACAAATGGATATTCATTCTCCTAATCTTACAGTATATGAATCATTGCAATTTTCAGCTTGGCTTCGGTTGCCACAAGAAGTTGACAGCTCAACCAAAAAG ATGTTCATTGAAGAGGTTATGGAGCTTGTGGAGCTAACCCCACTGAAGGAAGCACTTGTTGGATTGCCCAGTGGGAGTGGCCTTTCGGTTGAGCAGCGCAAGAGACTTACTATAGCTGTTGAGCTTGTTGCCAATCCATCTATAATATTCATGGATGAACCAACCTCAGGCCTCGATGCTAGAGCAGCTGCCATTGTGATGAGAACAGTTAGAAACACAGTTGATACTGGTCGAACAGTCGTATGTACGATCCACCAACCGAGCATCGACATCTTTGATGCATTTGATGAG TTGGTGCTTCTAAAACAAGGAGGTGAAGAAATCTATGTCGGTCCATTAGGCCACCATTCGTCCCAGTTAATCAAATACTTTGAG GGAATAAACGGAGTACCTAAAATCAAGGATGGTTATAATCCTGCCACTTGGGTGTTAGAGGTCACATCTAAAGCACAAGAAGCTGCCCTTGGCATTAATTTCGCAGCACTATATAAAAGCTCAGAACTATACAG AAACAATAAATCTTTCATCAGAGAAACAAGTATGCCAATCCCAGGttcaaaagaattgaatttctcCTCTAAGTACTCCCGGTCTTTCTTCAACCAATGCATGGCTTGCCTTTGGAAACAGCATTGGTCATATTGGAGAAACCCGTCATACACTGCTGTCAGAATTCTTTTTACGTCATTCACTGCCCTCATGTTTGGAACAGTTTTTTGGGATCTTGGTTCtagaag GAGAAGGCAGCAAGATCTTTTTAATGCAGCAGGTTCCATGTATGCATCtgttctatttcttggtatacAAAATGCTGCTGTAGCACAGCCAGTTGTTTCCATTGAGAGAACAGTCTTCTACAGGGAAAGGGCTGCGGGCATGTATTCAGCCTTTCCATATGCTTTTGGTCAG ATTGTCATTGAGCTTCCTTACATTCTTGTTCAAACAGTTGTGTTTGGAGTGATAGCATATGGCATGATAGGATTTGAGTGGACAATAACCAAGTTCTTTTGGTATCAATTCTTCATGTTTTTCACCTTGTTCTACTTCACGCTTTATGGGATGATGACAGTAGCTGTTACTCCAAACCTGGGTGTTGCTGGAATAATCTCTAATTTCTTTTATGCAATGTGGAATCTCTTCTCTGGTTTTGTTGTCCCAAAAACT AGAATTCCACTGTGGTGGAGATGGTATTATTATATATGTCCTGTCTCATGGACATTGTATGGATTAGTTGCTTCTCAGTTCGGGGACCTAACAGATGAACTTGAGGATAATGAAACAGTCGAGCAATTCGTGAGGAGTTATTTTGGATTCGATAGTGACTTTCTGCCATATGTTTCGATCATCATCATTGGATTTTGTGTACTCTTCGGCTTCACTTTTGCCTTCTCTATCAAGGCTTTTAACTTCCAAAGAAGATAA
- the LOC132049999 gene encoding pleiotropic drug resistance protein 1-like isoform X2 gives MLEEMLAELSRREKEANIKPDPDVDMFMKATSVQGKEPNIITDYILKILGLDICAETLVGDEMIRGISGGQRKRLTTGEMMVGPARALFMDEISTGLDSSTTFQIVKSIRQSIHILKGTALISLLQPAPETFGLFDDIILLADGQIVYQGPREDVLEFFEYMGFKCPRRKGVADFLQEVTSRKDQEQYWARTDEPYKFVSSTEFFEAFQSFHVGRELANDLSVPFDKANRHPDALITKKYGVKRMELLTACISREILLMKRNLSVYLFKIIQHLLLAFITMTLFLRIKMPKDTERDGFIFMGALFFTIIAAMFNGCSEVPFTILKLPVFFKQRGLLFFPAWAYTLPAWMVKIPISVVESAIWVCMTYYAIGFDPDIIRFSKQLLLVICVDQMASGLFRLTAAVGRKMIVANTLGSLALLLVLVMGGFIMSRADVKKWWLWGYWCSPMMYAQNAIAVNEFLGKSWSNDAPGSTNTLGVVVLKDRAIFPDAYWYWIGVGALLGYIVLFNFMATLALTYLKPFGISRAVLPAETVAERNTKIRLSTGEMQNDGQRNAPIREAKSIKKRGMILPFQPLSLVFDDIRYAVNVPQEIKSRGVCEDRLELLKGISGAFRPGVLTALMGISGAGKTTLMDVLSGRKTHGYTEGSITISGYPKKQETFARIAGYCEQMDIHSPNLTVYESLQFSAWLRLPQEVDSSTKKMFIEEVMELVELTPLKEALVGLPSGSGLSVEQRKRLTIAVELVANPSIIFMDEPTSGLDARAAAIVMRTVRNTVDTGRTVVCTIHQPSIDIFDAFDELVLLKQGGEEIYVGPLGHHSSQLIKYFEGINGVPKIKDGYNPATWVLEVTSKAQEAALGINFAALYKSSELYRNNKSFIRETSMPIPGSKELNFSSKYSRSFFNQCMACLWKQHWSYWRNPSYTAVRILFTSFTALMFGTVFWDLGSRRRRQQDLFNAAGSMYASVLFLGIQNAAVAQPVVSIERTVFYRERAAGMYSAFPYAFGQIVIELPYILVQTVVFGVIAYGMIGFEWTITKFFWYQFFMFFTLFYFTLYGMMTVAVTPNLGVAGIISNFFYAMWNLFSGFVVPKTRIPLWWRWYYYICPVSWTLYGLVASQFGDLTDELEDNETVEQFVRSYFGFDSDFLPYVSIIIIGFCVLFGFTFAFSIKAFNFQRR, from the exons ATGTTGGAAG AGATGCTGGCAGAGTTGTCAAGGAGAGAAAAGGAAGCAAATATAAAGCCAGACCCTGATGTTGACATGTTTATGAAG GCAACATCAGTCCAAGGGAAGGAGCCCAATATCATAACAGATTATATACTAAAG ATATTGGGTCTTGACATATGTGCTGAGACACTAGTTGGTGATGAGATGATACGAGGGATTTCTGGTGGACAGAGAAAGAGACTCACCACAG GAGAGATGATGGTTGGACCAGCAAGAGCTCtatttatggatgaaatatCAACTGGATTAGACAGTTCAACAACCTTCCAAATTGTCAAATCTATTAGACAATCCATCCACATTCTTAAGGGAACTGCTCTTATCTCGCTCCTTCAGCCTGCACCAGAAACTTTTGGCCTTTTTGACGACATAATTCTTTTGGCGGATGGGCAAATTGTGTATCAAGGTCCACGTGaagatgttcttgaatttttcgaGTATATGGGGTTTAAATGTCCTAGGAGAAAGGGAGTAGCTGATTTTTTGCAAGAA GTGACATCTAGGAAAGATCAGGAGCAGTACTGGGCAAGGACAGATGAGCCGTACAAATTTGTTTCATCCACGGAGTTCTTTGAAGCATTTCAGTCCTTTCATGTCGGACGCGAACTTGCAAATGACCTTTCTGTTCCTTTTGACAAGGCCAACAGGCATCCTGATGCTCTAATCACCAAGAAGTATGGCGTTAAAAGGATGGAACTTTTGACAGCTTGCATCTCTAGAGAAATCCTTCTCATGAAGAGGAATTTATCTGTCTACTTGTTCAAGATTATTCAA CATCTGTTATTGGCTTTTATAACAATGACACTGTTCCTGCGAATCAAGATGCCCAAGGACACAGAGAGAGATGGATTCATCTTCATGGGTGCCTTGTTCTTTACAATCATTGCCGCTATGTTCAATGGGTGCTCAGAGGTTCCTTTCACTATCTTGAAGCTTCCAGTCTTCTTCAAGCAGCGCGGCCTTCTCTTCTTTCCTGCATGGGCTTATACTTTGCCTGCATGGATGGTCAAGATCCCAATCTCAGTTGTAGAGTCTGCCATTTGGGTTTGTATGACATATTATGCAATAGGATTTGATCCTGACATCATAAG GTTCTCCAAGCAGTTATTGCTGGTGATATGTGTTGACCAGATGGCTTCTGGATTATTTCGCTTGACAGCAGCTGTCGGAAGGAAGATGATAGTTGCAAACACATTGGGATCTCTTGCATTACTTCTCGTTCTTGTAATGGGTGGATTCATAATGTCTCGAG CTGATGTAAAAAAATGGTGGTTATGGGGTTACTGGTGCTCTCCTATGATGTATGCACAAAATGCCATTGCTGTAAATGAGTTTCTCGGCAAAAGTTGGAGTAAT GATGCTCCTGGCTCAACAAATACACTAGGAGTTGTAGTCCTAAAGGATCGTGCAATTTTTCCTGATGCATACTGGTATTGGATTGGAGTAGGTGCACTGCTAGGATACATTGTTTTGTTCAATTTTATGGCTACGCTGGCCTTAACTTACCTCAAAC CGTTTGGGATATCTCGTGCAGTTTTGCCTGCTGAAACAGTTGCTGAAAGGAACACAAAGATAAGGTTATCAACAGGAG AAATGCAAAATGATGGCCAAAGAAATGCACCTATTCGAGAAGCCAAGTCAATCAAGAAGAGAGGGATGATTTTACCATTTCAACCTCTTTCACTAGTTTTTGATGATATCAGATATGCAGTCAATGTGCCTCAG gaaataaaatctCGAGGTGTTTGTGAGGACCGGTTAGAGCTTTTGAAGGGAATTAGTGGTGCTTTCCGGCCTGGAGTCCTTACAGCTCTAATGGGTATTAGTGGAGCTGGAAAAACCACTTTGATGGATGTCTTATCTGGTAGAAAGACACATGGATATACAGAAGGAAGCATAACTATATCAGGATATCCGAAGAAGCAAGAAACATTTGCTCGAATTGCGGGATATTGTGAACAAATGGATATTCATTCTCCTAATCTTACAGTATATGAATCATTGCAATTTTCAGCTTGGCTTCGGTTGCCACAAGAAGTTGACAGCTCAACCAAAAAG ATGTTCATTGAAGAGGTTATGGAGCTTGTGGAGCTAACCCCACTGAAGGAAGCACTTGTTGGATTGCCCAGTGGGAGTGGCCTTTCGGTTGAGCAGCGCAAGAGACTTACTATAGCTGTTGAGCTTGTTGCCAATCCATCTATAATATTCATGGATGAACCAACCTCAGGCCTCGATGCTAGAGCAGCTGCCATTGTGATGAGAACAGTTAGAAACACAGTTGATACTGGTCGAACAGTCGTATGTACGATCCACCAACCGAGCATCGACATCTTTGATGCATTTGATGAG TTGGTGCTTCTAAAACAAGGAGGTGAAGAAATCTATGTCGGTCCATTAGGCCACCATTCGTCCCAGTTAATCAAATACTTTGAG GGAATAAACGGAGTACCTAAAATCAAGGATGGTTATAATCCTGCCACTTGGGTGTTAGAGGTCACATCTAAAGCACAAGAAGCTGCCCTTGGCATTAATTTCGCAGCACTATATAAAAGCTCAGAACTATACAG AAACAATAAATCTTTCATCAGAGAAACAAGTATGCCAATCCCAGGttcaaaagaattgaatttctcCTCTAAGTACTCCCGGTCTTTCTTCAACCAATGCATGGCTTGCCTTTGGAAACAGCATTGGTCATATTGGAGAAACCCGTCATACACTGCTGTCAGAATTCTTTTTACGTCATTCACTGCCCTCATGTTTGGAACAGTTTTTTGGGATCTTGGTTCtagaag GAGAAGGCAGCAAGATCTTTTTAATGCAGCAGGTTCCATGTATGCATCtgttctatttcttggtatacAAAATGCTGCTGTAGCACAGCCAGTTGTTTCCATTGAGAGAACAGTCTTCTACAGGGAAAGGGCTGCGGGCATGTATTCAGCCTTTCCATATGCTTTTGGTCAG ATTGTCATTGAGCTTCCTTACATTCTTGTTCAAACAGTTGTGTTTGGAGTGATAGCATATGGCATGATAGGATTTGAGTGGACAATAACCAAGTTCTTTTGGTATCAATTCTTCATGTTTTTCACCTTGTTCTACTTCACGCTTTATGGGATGATGACAGTAGCTGTTACTCCAAACCTGGGTGTTGCTGGAATAATCTCTAATTTCTTTTATGCAATGTGGAATCTCTTCTCTGGTTTTGTTGTCCCAAAAACT AGAATTCCACTGTGGTGGAGATGGTATTATTATATATGTCCTGTCTCATGGACATTGTATGGATTAGTTGCTTCTCAGTTCGGGGACCTAACAGATGAACTTGAGGATAATGAAACAGTCGAGCAATTCGTGAGGAGTTATTTTGGATTCGATAGTGACTTTCTGCCATATGTTTCGATCATCATCATTGGATTTTGTGTACTCTTCGGCTTCACTTTTGCCTTCTCTATCAAGGCTTTTAACTTCCAAAGAAGATAA